One window from the genome of Phycisphaerae bacterium encodes:
- the ispE gene encoding 4-(cytidine 5'-diphospho)-2-C-methyl-D-erythritol kinase, producing the protein MLNRDQFDTIGNGLLVRAPAKINLSLLIAGKRPDGFHEIETIMAKVNFYDEILIQQGRKTGIELTCTGPQWAPEGEENLVHKAAKMLLESCGQNADIKISLTKNIPAGSGLGSASSDAAATLLGINRYLDLQIPAAELAKLAAQLGSDVAFFLDGPLAFCTGKGEKIKKLDENFNFLALVVLPDVSAFTKEVYANYTHNPAIYNELHTEIKALLGKNRIDLVQKVCANMLQMSCFSLYKELADLKAKIESLGVRPLCLSGSGSAMFHIIDNGDIENGRAIQNTLEKQTGCKSVIVSNNNW; encoded by the coding sequence ATGCTGAATAGAGACCAATTTGACACCATCGGCAACGGCTTATTAGTCCGAGCACCGGCGAAAATCAATCTTTCACTACTGATAGCCGGTAAACGGCCGGACGGCTTCCACGAAATAGAAACCATAATGGCTAAGGTCAACTTCTATGACGAAATCCTTATCCAGCAAGGCCGAAAAACCGGCATCGAACTCACCTGCACCGGCCCCCAATGGGCTCCCGAGGGAGAAGAAAACCTCGTCCACAAAGCCGCCAAAATGCTGCTTGAAAGTTGCGGCCAAAATGCCGACATCAAAATCTCCCTGACAAAAAATATCCCTGCAGGCTCAGGACTTGGCTCCGCCAGCAGTGATGCGGCGGCAACCCTTTTAGGCATAAACAGATACCTCGATTTGCAAATTCCCGCCGCCGAACTTGCCAAACTCGCCGCCCAATTAGGCAGCGATGTGGCCTTCTTTTTGGATGGGCCATTGGCATTTTGTACCGGAAAAGGCGAAAAAATTAAAAAATTAGACGAAAATTTCAATTTCCTGGCCCTGGTGGTACTTCCTGACGTAAGTGCTTTTACGAAAGAGGTTTACGCTAATTATACGCATAATCCGGCCATCTATAACGAGCTCCATACCGAAATAAAAGCCCTTTTGGGAAAAAACAGGATTGATTTAGTCCAGAAAGTGTGCGCAAATATGCTACAGATGAGCTGTTTTAGTTTATACAAAGAACTTGCTGACTTGAAAGCTAAAATAGAATCGTTGGGCGTCAGGCCGCTGTGCCTGAGCGGAAGTGGTTCTGCTATGTTTCACATTATCGACAACGGCGACATTGAAAACGGGCGGGCAATCCAAAACACTCTTGAAAAACAAACCGGTTGCAAAAGCGTTATCGTGAGCAACAACAACTGGTAA
- a CDS encoding S8 family serine peptidase: MLTRKIIVGIMAVLFAAASFADAKVRNVKAIGEEALRNGKIAAPPAGHDFTKVQPGASYKEGRLLVRFEPREIKGKLSGMSVGEKKRILDSLGGAKEKHSFDMVPGLSLVELPAGMTVEEALKKFNKKGGILYAEPDYKITFGSTFPNDTSFNDLWGLHNIGQSGGTSDADIDAPEAWDISTHSDIIVAVIDSGVDYTHPDLADNIWINTGEVPDNGIDDDDNGYIDDIRGWNFDPNNNDPMDYEPHGTHCAGIVGAVGNNEEGITGVCWNVKIMALNIDTAPYTWEAFVSNACKAIDYAVDNGAQVLNASWGTQDYSQSLMDKICVAGEAGVLFVACAQNQANFSSLNNDIRPIYPASYDLDNIIAVLATNHNDGIWSGSHYGATSVDLGAPGSDILSCVPGGDYESWDGTSMATPYVAGACALIWSRNQSLNYLQVRDIILNTVDPIQALNGKCVTGGRLNLYKAITAVPALDLTKADNVTDGSSVLPGDDIIYTISYRNPVTEPCLGIVSDVNIIDYLPVELEFISASGSNSVYDPLTHTVTWHIGTLLPGNDFNFITLTVKVNELAKPLGTITNTCVVEASEIRLTSAVEITNVNSWKPDIVYVNKHSPSWPKTGMSWENAYLELRDALNAFRISGCNEIWVAKETYKPTSNPDDDEATFELIDGAGLYGGFAGTETTRSQRNWLTNPTTLDGHIDDSNVLYLVTASNVSETTIVDGFTITRSTSANVLIDGSSPIIRHNNITGGNTYGIHCKNQSSPTITDCNIQNNRSYGIYSLGSEPNVINSLIKDNQKTGIYCNQSDLAVNNCTIEGNKGCGVYNTAFSSAIVANSIIRNNRTSGSSSGDSHGIYYGPISQQTTPAIKNNLIYNNSGNGIMIDDVDAQVTILNNTITKNTSGGITHTSPHSISHEITNCIVWGNSSAQLYAYTPGPFDVTYSCIQGSSLYPGEHNIKDDPCFVDYANNDYHLSINLDSPCIDIGNNSVATWPYDIDQQPRVMGGQVDIGADEAFEEDITEPIPDNWWKFDDGSGTNADDSAGNNDGTLINMEPATDWVTGQIVGALDFDGVDDYVDVPSFTVDTNNGTISLWFKTSADFSGNYGSQGYLISQDSKYVGYLTVEGNGTVPYKIVGETNTQDDYFVTADDAAPAGVWNHVVVSFYEKVAKTYLNGELIQTEPVTDSSLTLTRIGGRTSEFFNGQIDDVRFYDKALNVEEIEQIYWVGRGLKAYCPNPGDGARGVDPNTELSWSPNRYAISHDVYFGTDYDDVNDADTSSTTVYKGNYDISTFDPCEVGLNAGVTYYWRIDEGYPEPVVKGDVWSFKISGVEPNLVRLWELNGNADDSANGYDGTVYGATWTTGQIGDALSFDGSDDYMTIPSYTVSTNKGTISFWFKTSADFSSNYGGQGFLISKDSQYVGYLTLEEEGTGYYGIVGETDSQDDYFVIAHDVAPEDNWNHIAVSFDNKQATTYLNGAIIDDSRSVTNSYLTLTRIGGVSTVYFNGQIDDVRFYDKALSEVEVGQIYQEDSSQGVFSLCYQGDENKKASNPNPADEATGVGVNSDLSWTAGEEAQTHDVYFGDTNQPAFVCNQTGTTFNPGILSYGTTYYWRIDESNGVDTTTGDIWSFTTVAGPNPNRWWKLDECNGVTAYDCVGDDDGTFNGDDPCWVTGKFNGAVDFDGVTDYFSVSSLNSLFNNSSVFTIAGWFNTDQSTGMQTIVGQWSQHSGDYYGWQVLVENNKVVAKFGGDVAPMTEITGTINVSSGWHHFVLVNNGSSNAILYVDGEPDGTAGSKYMDIYDTKFRIGDGSYGSGTLEGGPFNGMIDNVMIFNRVLSAEEVKQLYDEGTEE, from the coding sequence ATGTTGACGCGAAAAATTATTGTTGGAATTATGGCAGTTTTGTTTGCGGCAGCTTCTTTTGCCGATGCAAAGGTGCGTAACGTAAAAGCCATCGGCGAAGAAGCCCTAAGAAATGGGAAAATAGCTGCACCGCCAGCCGGTCACGATTTCACGAAGGTACAACCCGGCGCATCTTACAAAGAGGGCCGGCTGCTTGTACGTTTTGAACCACGAGAAATTAAAGGAAAGCTATCAGGAATGAGCGTTGGGGAGAAAAAGCGGATATTGGATTCTCTTGGAGGAGCTAAGGAGAAACACAGTTTTGATATGGTTCCTGGCCTGAGCTTAGTAGAACTGCCAGCAGGGATGACAGTAGAAGAGGCACTTAAGAAATTCAACAAAAAAGGTGGGATTTTATATGCAGAACCCGATTATAAAATCACATTCGGGTCAACATTTCCAAACGATACCAGTTTTAATGACCTTTGGGGGTTGCATAATATAGGCCAGTCCGGCGGAACATCTGATGCCGATATTGATGCTCCAGAGGCATGGGACATATCCACCCACAGTGATATTATCGTGGCGGTCATCGACTCAGGTGTTGACTATACACATCCTGACCTTGCAGACAATATATGGATCAATACAGGCGAGGTTCCCGATAACGGTATTGACGACGACGATAATGGTTACATAGATGACATACGTGGTTGGAACTTCGACCCTAATAACAACGACCCTATGGACTACGAACCCCATGGCACACATTGCGCAGGAATAGTGGGAGCCGTCGGCAACAACGAAGAAGGCATAACAGGTGTCTGCTGGAACGTGAAGATAATGGCGCTGAACATCGATACAGCGCCTTATACTTGGGAAGCATTTGTCTCCAATGCATGCAAGGCAATAGATTACGCAGTTGACAATGGGGCACAGGTATTAAACGCCTCATGGGGAACTCAAGATTATAGTCAGTCACTAATGGATAAGATTTGTGTTGCGGGAGAGGCAGGCGTGCTTTTTGTAGCTTGTGCTCAAAACCAAGCTAATTTTTCCAGTCTGAATAACGATATACGCCCAATCTATCCGGCAAGTTATGATTTGGATAACATCATAGCTGTGTTGGCAACGAACCATAATGACGGCATTTGGTCCGGTTCTCACTATGGTGCAACTTCGGTCGACCTTGGTGCTCCTGGCAGTGATATCTTGAGTTGTGTGCCGGGAGGTGATTACGAGTCATGGGATGGCACATCAATGGCAACCCCATATGTGGCCGGTGCCTGCGCACTTATCTGGTCGAGAAACCAGTCATTGAACTATCTGCAGGTAAGAGATATTATTCTCAATACAGTTGACCCTATACAGGCCCTGAACGGCAAATGTGTTACAGGCGGCCGGCTGAATCTTTATAAGGCAATCACTGCGGTTCCGGCCCTTGACCTGACCAAAGCCGATAATGTCACTGACGGGAGTTCAGTCCTACCAGGCGATGATATAATTTATACTATTAGTTACCGCAATCCGGTTACCGAACCCTGCCTCGGTATCGTCAGCGATGTGAATATCATTGATTATCTTCCGGTTGAGCTTGAGTTTATCTCCGCCTCCGGCTCCAACAGTGTTTATGACCCCCTCACACACACCGTTACCTGGCACATCGGGACGTTGCTGCCCGGGAATGATTTTAATTTCATTACGCTCACAGTCAAGGTGAACGAGCTCGCCAAACCCCTCGGTACTATCACCAATACTTGTGTTGTCGAGGCCAGTGAGATTCGGCTTACCAGCGCTGTTGAGATTACGAATGTAAACTCATGGAAACCTGATATTGTCTATGTCAACAAGCATTCTCCTTCCTGGCCTAAAACGGGTATGTCATGGGAAAACGCTTACCTGGAGCTGCGGGACGCTCTCAATGCCTTTCGCATCTCCGGCTGTAATGAAATCTGGGTAGCTAAGGAAACATACAAGCCGACTTCAAACCCTGACGATGACGAGGCGACATTTGAACTAATCGACGGCGCAGGGTTGTACGGCGGATTTGCCGGCACAGAAACAACCCGCAGCCAACGCAACTGGCTCACAAACCCAACCACCCTGGACGGCCATATAGATGATAGCAACGTGTTATACCTGGTGACGGCTTCAAACGTCAGCGAAACAACTATTGTTGATGGTTTTACAATAACCAGGAGCACTAGTGCAAATGTTCTGATTGACGGTTCCTCACCAATTATCCGACACAATAATATCACGGGAGGCAATACTTACGGCATACATTGTAAAAACCAGTCCTCGCCAACTATTACAGACTGTAACATTCAAAACAATCGCTCCTATGGAATATATTCTCTTGGCTCAGAGCCGAACGTAATTAACAGCCTTATAAAAGATAACCAGAAAACTGGAATATACTGTAATCAATCCGACCTTGCAGTGAACAACTGCACTATCGAGGGCAATAAAGGCTGCGGCGTATACAACACAGCATTTTCATCCGCTATTGTTGCAAATAGCATAATTCGGAACAATAGGACCTCCGGTTCGAGCTCTGGTGATAGCCATGGAATATATTACGGGCCGATTTCTCAACAGACGACTCCAGCCATCAAAAATAACTTGATATACAACAACAGCGGGAATGGAATCATGATTGATGACGTTGATGCTCAGGTAACAATTCTAAATAACACCATTACCAAGAACACCAGCGGCGGAATAACCCACACTTCACCTCATAGTATCAGCCACGAGATTACTAACTGCATTGTTTGGGGCAACAGCTCTGCCCAATTATACGCCTATACTCCCGGACCTTTTGACGTAACATATTCCTGCATTCAAGGCAGTTCCCTTTACCCTGGCGAACATAATATTAAAGATGACCCTTGTTTTGTCGATTATGCCAACAACGACTATCACCTAAGTATCAACCTCGATTCACCGTGCATAGATATTGGTAACAATAGTGTGGCGACTTGGCCTTACGACATAGACCAGCAACCGCGTGTGATGGGTGGGCAAGTGGATATCGGGGCGGACGAGGCGTTTGAAGAAGACATAACCGAGCCTATTCCTGACAACTGGTGGAAGTTTGATGACGGAAGCGGGACTAACGCGGATGATTCGGCAGGCAATAATGATGGAACACTTATTAATATGGAGCCGGCTACGGACTGGGTCACCGGCCAAATCGTAGGAGCGCTTGATTTTGACGGGGTTGATGATTATGTGGATGTCCCGAGTTTTACAGTTGATACAAATAATGGAACAATTTCATTATGGTTTAAGACATCCGCGGACTTTTCAGGAAACTACGGCAGCCAGGGATATTTAATAAGCCAGGACAGTAAATATGTCGGTTACTTAACAGTTGAAGGAAATGGGACTGTGCCTTACAAGATAGTCGGTGAGACTAATACACAGGATGACTATTTTGTCACTGCAGATGACGCAGCTCCCGCAGGCGTATGGAACCACGTCGTTGTATCTTTTTACGAAAAAGTAGCAAAAACATACCTAAATGGTGAGTTAATACAAACAGAGCCAGTTACCGATTCTTCCCTGACTCTTACCCGCATTGGCGGGAGGACGAGCGAGTTCTTCAACGGCCAAATCGACGACGTCCGTTTCTATGACAAGGCTTTAAATGTGGAAGAAATCGAGCAGATTTATTGGGTAGGGCGCGGCTTAAAGGCATACTGCCCCAATCCCGGTGACGGAGCAAGAGGCGTGGACCCAAATACAGAGCTCAGCTGGTCTCCAAACAGATACGCCATCTCGCACGATGTGTATTTCGGCACCGATTATGATGATGTAAATGATGCCGACACATCTTCAACAACTGTATACAAGGGCAATTATGACATTAGTACCTTTGACCCGTGCGAGGTGGGGCTGAACGCCGGCGTCACTTACTACTGGCGGATTGACGAAGGGTATCCCGAGCCAGTAGTTAAAGGAGATGTATGGAGCTTTAAGATATCTGGGGTTGAGCCTAACCTTGTCAGATTGTGGGAGCTTAATGGAAACGCCGATGATTCAGCCAACGGCTATGATGGAACTGTCTATGGAGCAACGTGGACAACGGGTCAGATAGGCGACGCGTTGAGCTTCGATGGAAGCGATGATTATATGACTATCCCCAGTTATACAGTCAGCACCAATAAAGGAACAATTTCATTCTGGTTTAAAACGTCCGCGGATTTTTCATCAAACTACGGCGGCCAGGGATTTTTAATAAGCAAGGACAGTCAGTATGTCGGCTACTTAACACTCGAAGAAGAGGGAACCGGGTATTATGGGATAGTCGGTGAGACTGATTCGCAGGATGACTATTTTGTCATTGCACACGATGTCGCTCCCGAAGACAATTGGAACCATATTGCCGTATCTTTTGACAATAAACAAGCGACAACGTACCTAAATGGTGCGATAATAGATGATTCAAGGTCAGTTACCAATTCATATCTGACTCTTACTCGCATTGGCGGAGTATCAACTGTGTACTTCAACGGTCAAATCGACGATGTCCGCTTCTACGACAAGGCTTTATCTGAAGTAGAAGTCGGGCAGATTTATCAGGAGGACTCAAGTCAAGGAGTATTTAGTCTGTGTTATCAAGGTGATGAGAATAAAAAGGCATCTAATCCGAACCCTGCCGACGAGGCAACAGGTGTTGGCGTAAATTCAGACCTTAGCTGGACAGCCGGTGAAGAGGCGCAAACCCACGACGTATACTTCGGCGACACCAACCAGCCAGCGTTCGTGTGCAACCAGACAGGCACAACCTTCAACCCCGGCATATTAAGTTATGGCACGACTTACTATTGGCGTATTGATGAAAGCAACGGTGTCGACACAACTACAGGCGACATCTGGAGCTTTACGACAGTGGCCGGTCCGAATCCCAACAGATGGTGGAAGCTTGACGAATGCAATGGTGTTACCGCTTATGATTGCGTCGGCGACGATGACGGGACGTTTAACGGCGATGACCCATGCTGGGTGACGGGGAAATTCAATGGCGCGGTTGATTTTGACGGCGTTACGGACTACTTCTCGGTATCAAGTTTGAACAGCTTGTTCAATAACAGCAGTGTTTTCACAATCGCCGGCTGGTTTAATACAGACCAATCAACAGGGATGCAAACAATTGTCGGACAATGGTCGCAACACTCCGGCGATTACTATGGCTGGCAAGTCCTGGTGGAGAACAATAAGGTTGTAGCAAAATTCGGCGGCGACGTTGCGCCGATGACCGAAATAACAGGGACAATAAATGTAAGCAGCGGGTGGCATCACTTTGTGTTAGTCAATAATGGTTCGAGCAATGCTATCCTGTATGTGGACGGCGAACCCGATGGAACGGCCGGGTCGAAGTACATGGACATATATGATACAAAGTTCCGGATAGGCGACGGCAGCTACGGCAGCGGGACTCTTGAAGGCGGGCCGTTCAACGGGATGATAGACAATGTTATGATATTCAACAGAGTGCTGTCGGCTGAAGAGGTAAAACAGCTTTATGACGAAGGAACAGAAGAGTAA
- the tcmP gene encoding three-Cys-motif partner protein TcmP codes for MSAKDLHNESFTEETITKLEIFEKYLESWLPVAIQSPSIKEINICDFFAGAGKDVDGIKGTPLRIIDVIKKFKNSIIENELRIHILYNDDKRVKCEQLRDLIEQEQKSTGDLDNYLEIEFFNQDFKELFNSKKTLLKNNFNLFFLDQSGVKQITEDIFLELANFPTTDFIFFVSSSYFKRFASDPSFQKHFPDINLQDISMAKQTEMHKLILQYYRGKIPSGSEVKLYPFTIKKGANVYGLIFGTKHPLGVDKFLKIAWKKNALNGVANFDIDDDWQAKQMVLFGQKKLSKIEKYEHELEKYILSKKEISNIELFDYTLENGHIGAHTVEVLKRLKKNNKIEYEGHPCISYDKCYKERKPNRFKIKS; via the coding sequence ATGAGCGCAAAAGATTTACACAATGAATCATTTACCGAAGAAACAATTACCAAATTAGAGATTTTTGAAAAATATTTAGAATCGTGGCTTCCAGTCGCTATCCAATCCCCTTCTATCAAAGAAATAAACATTTGCGATTTCTTTGCTGGTGCCGGCAAAGATGTTGATGGCATAAAAGGTACTCCATTAAGAATAATCGATGTTATTAAGAAGTTTAAAAATAGTATTATAGAAAATGAGTTGCGAATACATATTTTATATAATGATGACAAACGAGTAAAATGCGAACAGCTCAGAGATTTAATTGAGCAGGAGCAAAAAAGCACGGGTGATTTAGATAATTATTTAGAAATTGAATTTTTCAATCAAGACTTCAAAGAACTTTTTAATAGCAAAAAAACTTTATTAAAAAACAATTTCAACTTGTTCTTTCTCGACCAATCTGGGGTTAAGCAAATCACAGAAGACATATTCTTGGAGTTGGCGAATTTTCCCACAACCGACTTTATATTTTTTGTTTCTTCGTCGTATTTCAAGAGATTTGCCTCTGACCCGAGTTTTCAAAAGCATTTCCCGGATATTAATTTGCAAGATATCTCTATGGCGAAACAAACGGAAATGCACAAACTGATTCTTCAATACTACAGAGGCAAAATACCGAGCGGGAGCGAGGTAAAACTTTATCCATTTACAATTAAAAAAGGGGCAAATGTATATGGTCTGATTTTCGGAACAAAACATCCTCTTGGAGTTGATAAGTTTCTGAAGATAGCTTGGAAGAAAAACGCACTTAATGGAGTTGCTAATTTCGATATTGATGATGACTGGCAAGCAAAGCAAATGGTTTTATTCGGACAAAAGAAATTGTCGAAGATAGAAAAGTATGAGCATGAATTAGAAAAATATATACTGTCTAAAAAGGAAATCTCAAATATCGAATTATTCGATTATACTCTTGAAAATGGTCATATTGGAGCACACACCGTAGAAGTTTTAAAAAGATTAAAGAAAAATAATAAAATAGAGTATGAGGGTCATCCGTGTATAAGTTATGATAAGTGTTATAAGGAAAGGAAGCCGAATCGCTTTAAGATAAAATCATGA
- the amrA gene encoding AmmeMemoRadiSam system protein A yields the protein MNDAQKQTLLKTACDAVKAILTGGAVPKPKSDDAELNAPCGCFVTLKNGEQLRGCIGQFTSDRPLIELVVEMARASATGDPRFFSDPITADELEQLDVEISVLSPLQKTDDPLSLRLGVDGIYIKRGCTSGCFLPQVATETGWNKKQFLSYCCTHKAGLPADAWKEPETEVYLFTADVFGAEFEKI from the coding sequence GTGAACGATGCACAGAAACAAACGCTTCTTAAAACCGCCTGCGACGCGGTAAAGGCCATATTAACCGGCGGGGCGGTGCCAAAACCAAAATCGGACGATGCCGAACTCAATGCCCCTTGTGGCTGTTTTGTAACGTTGAAAAACGGGGAGCAGCTGCGGGGCTGTATCGGGCAATTTACCTCTGACAGGCCTTTGATTGAGTTGGTGGTTGAAATGGCAAGGGCATCGGCGACCGGCGACCCGCGTTTTTTTTCTGACCCCATTACCGCCGATGAATTGGAACAGCTTGATGTTGAAATCTCGGTGCTCTCGCCGCTGCAAAAAACGGATGACCCGTTGAGTCTGCGTCTCGGAGTTGACGGCATCTATATCAAAAGAGGATGTACTTCGGGCTGCTTTCTGCCTCAGGTTGCGACCGAAACCGGCTGGAACAAAAAGCAATTTCTATCGTATTGTTGTACACATAAGGCGGGTCTGCCCGCCGATGCGTGGAAAGAGCCTGAAACAGAGGTTTATCTATTTACTGCTGATGTGTTCGGGGCAGAGTTCGAGAAAATCTGA
- a CDS encoding phage Gp37/Gp68 family protein, which yields MMKKSKIEWTESTWNPVTGCSEISAGCKNCYAKRMALRLQAMGQPNYRNGFRVTCHSKSLDLPLSWKKPQMIFVNSMSDLFHVKVPCEFISKIFDVMSRTQQHIYQFLTKRAERLAELSDLMPWSKNVWAGVTVEATEYKYRIELLRQTKANIKFLSLEPLLEDLGKLELTGVDWVITGGESGPGARPINADWVRNIREQCIEQNVPFFFKQWGGINKKKNGRLLDGQTWDEMPKKAVEVLCA from the coding sequence ATCATGAAGAAAAGTAAAATTGAATGGACAGAATCGACGTGGAATCCTGTTACGGGATGCTCGGAAATTAGCGCAGGGTGCAAAAACTGCTATGCCAAGAGAATGGCTCTAAGATTGCAAGCGATGGGTCAGCCGAATTACCGCAACGGCTTTAGAGTAACCTGTCATTCAAAATCGCTCGATTTACCATTAAGCTGGAAAAAACCTCAGATGATCTTTGTAAATTCCATGAGCGACCTTTTTCATGTTAAAGTTCCCTGTGAATTTATATCTAAAATTTTCGATGTTATGAGCCGGACACAGCAGCACATTTATCAATTCTTAACCAAAAGAGCTGAACGGCTGGCGGAGTTATCAGATTTAATGCCGTGGTCAAAAAACGTATGGGCGGGAGTTACGGTAGAGGCAACAGAATATAAATACAGGATAGAACTTTTACGACAAACAAAAGCTAATATTAAATTTTTATCTTTAGAACCTTTGCTGGAAGATCTCGGGAAATTAGAATTGACCGGGGTTGACTGGGTCATAACAGGCGGAGAATCTGGGCCTGGCGCAAGACCAATAAATGCGGATTGGGTCAGAAATATCAGAGAACAGTGCATAGAGCAAAATGTCCCATTTTTCTTTAAACAATGGGGTGGAATAAATAAGAAGAAAAATGGCAGATTATTAGATGGTCAAACATGGGATGAGATGCCTAAAAAAGCAGTTGAAGTTCTGTGCGCATAA
- a CDS encoding flagellar biosynthesis anti-sigma factor FlgM, translating to MPRFDYNNSFEDQSAKENLVAEQDLLMEQILENINTTPIGQVLKKIATLPEVRKEKVLDLRQQLSNGKYSLNERLEVALDKVLEDLTA from the coding sequence ATGCCAAGATTTGACTATAATAACAGTTTTGAAGACCAATCTGCCAAGGAAAATCTGGTTGCGGAGCAGGATTTGCTTATGGAGCAGATACTTGAGAATATCAATACTACGCCTATCGGCCAGGTGTTAAAGAAGATTGCAACACTGCCGGAAGTCCGCAAAGAGAAAGTTCTCGACCTCCGCCAGCAGCTAAGTAACGGTAAATACAGCCTTAATGAGCGGCTGGAAGTTGCCCTCGACAAGGTTCTCGAAGACCTTACCGCCTAA
- a CDS encoding Maf family protein, with the protein MRHPVSFILASASPRRKQLLAEAGYKFRVVPPEIDESEFEGTESCKYAEQLALAKAKNVGEKFPESLVVGADTVVDFQGEIIGKPADEKEAEVIVRKLFSGPHKVITGVAIVRASDGVEVVESDTTTVYPKPLTDKEIAGHIKGGSWEGKAGAYGIQEGGDAFIERIEGSFTNVMGLPMELLGWMMEQFGR; encoded by the coding sequence ATGCGGCATCCAGTATCGTTCATTTTAGCATCGGCTTCACCGAGGCGAAAACAGTTGTTAGCCGAAGCCGGCTATAAATTTAGGGTTGTTCCGCCGGAGATTGATGAGTCGGAGTTTGAGGGGACAGAGAGTTGTAAGTATGCTGAACAACTGGCTTTAGCAAAAGCAAAAAATGTAGGCGAGAAGTTTCCGGAGAGTTTGGTTGTCGGGGCGGACACGGTTGTGGATTTTCAGGGGGAAATAATCGGCAAGCCCGCTGATGAAAAAGAGGCGGAAGTCATTGTCAGAAAACTATTTAGCGGACCGCATAAGGTCATAACAGGTGTTGCGATTGTCAGGGCATCTGACGGCGTGGAGGTTGTTGAAAGCGATACGACGACTGTTTATCCTAAGCCCTTGACAGATAAGGAGATAGCGGGGCATATTAAGGGCGGCTCGTGGGAGGGAAAGGCGGGGGCGTATGGGATTCAGGAGGGCGGGGACGCGTTTATCGAGCGAATAGAGGGGAGTTTTACGAATGTGATGGGGCTGCCGATGGAACTTTTGGGGTGGATGATGGAACAATTTGGTCGTTAG